A single Penaeus chinensis breed Huanghai No. 1 chromosome 7, ASM1920278v2, whole genome shotgun sequence DNA region contains:
- the LOC125026767 gene encoding uncharacterized protein LOC125026767 isoform X1 translates to MSTCHRARLPGRRSRARQRSSTALEMLLRRTLILCFFYVSQANLDECNSNYEFTSPNEHHFLHVDRPAFHAWFKALDVDSNITFETDASASVVRVPDGRWYMLGVRVCGGEEEAVLTIPGLRYKTVLNSLRTRSFRLKTSSDGRVMWTNCNMTLIDIPDALKDQRPRWIVSLSVSLLCVAVMACFAWLVVRSRPWNRPAVGGKRVDSLAYSELQGRVASE, encoded by the exons ATGTCGACTTGCCATAGAGCCCGGTTGCCAGGCAGGAGGAGCAGGGCGCGCCAGAGGTCCTCCACAGCCCTTGAG ATGTTGCTGAGACGTACACTGATCCTCTGCTTTTTCTACGTCAGTCAGGCGAACTTAG ATGAGTGTAACTCAAATTACGAATTCACTTCACCGAATGAACACCACTTCCTCCACGTGGATAGGCCTGCCTTCCACGCCTGGTTTAAGGCACTCGACGTCGACTCAAACATCACCTTTGAGACGGACGCGTCGGCTAGTGTTGTTCGTGTGCCCGACGGCCGGTGGTACATGCTGGGCGTCAGGGTctgtggaggagaggag gaagcaGTCCTTACTATACCGGGATTAAGGTACAAGACAGTGTTAAACTCGCTCAGGACGAGATCATTTAGGTTAAAGACCAGCAGCGACGGGCGTGTGATGTGGACCAATTGTAATATGACCCTTATCGACATTCCTGATGCTTTGAAAG ACCAACGCCCCAGATGGATCGTCAGTCTGTCAGTGAGTCTTCTTTGCGTTGCTGTGATGGCCTGCTTCGCGTGGCTGGTCGTCAGATCCCGCCCCTGGAACCGCCCGGCCGTCGGCG gAAAACGAGTCGACAGCCTGGCCTACAGTGAGCTACAGGGCAGAGTGGCGTCGGAGTGA
- the LOC125026767 gene encoding uncharacterized protein LOC125026767 isoform X2 yields MLLRRTLILCFFYVSQANLDECNSNYEFTSPNEHHFLHVDRPAFHAWFKALDVDSNITFETDASASVVRVPDGRWYMLGVRVCGGEEEAVLTIPGLRYKTVLNSLRTRSFRLKTSSDGRVMWTNCNMTLIDIPDALKDQRPRWIVSLSVSLLCVAVMACFAWLVVRSRPWNRPAVGGKRVDSLAYSELQGRVASE; encoded by the exons ATGTTGCTGAGACGTACACTGATCCTCTGCTTTTTCTACGTCAGTCAGGCGAACTTAG ATGAGTGTAACTCAAATTACGAATTCACTTCACCGAATGAACACCACTTCCTCCACGTGGATAGGCCTGCCTTCCACGCCTGGTTTAAGGCACTCGACGTCGACTCAAACATCACCTTTGAGACGGACGCGTCGGCTAGTGTTGTTCGTGTGCCCGACGGCCGGTGGTACATGCTGGGCGTCAGGGTctgtggaggagaggag gaagcaGTCCTTACTATACCGGGATTAAGGTACAAGACAGTGTTAAACTCGCTCAGGACGAGATCATTTAGGTTAAAGACCAGCAGCGACGGGCGTGTGATGTGGACCAATTGTAATATGACCCTTATCGACATTCCTGATGCTTTGAAAG ACCAACGCCCCAGATGGATCGTCAGTCTGTCAGTGAGTCTTCTTTGCGTTGCTGTGATGGCCTGCTTCGCGTGGCTGGTCGTCAGATCCCGCCCCTGGAACCGCCCGGCCGTCGGCG gAAAACGAGTCGACAGCCTGGCCTACAGTGAGCTACAGGGCAGAGTGGCGTCGGAGTGA